One stretch of Mus pahari chromosome 5, PAHARI_EIJ_v1.1, whole genome shotgun sequence DNA includes these proteins:
- the Tex35 gene encoding testis-expressed protein 35 isoform X3, with protein sequence MEPKLTQIYDFKGFKQEGLLIRKGMTQELKNELREVREELTEKMEEIKQIKDIMDKDFDKLHEFVEIMKEMQQDMDEKMDVLINHQKNNKLPFRNQAKEQQTFWQLGKTDKGSQAMLTEEPDGVPLACDKKVVPTKPTRNPLESFHPCQSCCEKCLLCALKTNCNQGRRPSHHAWVPFSPLSSGAAF encoded by the exons ATGGAACCGAAGCTGACACAA ATATATGATTTCAAAGGATTTAAACAAGAAGGGCTACTCATCAGAAAAGGGATGACGCAGGAGCTAAAG AATGAACTAAGGGAGGTGAGAGAAGAACTCACagaaaaaatggaagagataAAACAG ATAAAGGATATAATGGACAAAGATTTCGATAAACTTCATGAGTTTGTGGAAATTATGAAG GAAATGCAGCAGGACATGGATGAAAAGATGGATGTTTTAATTAATCACCAGAAGAACAACAAGCT TCCCTTTCGAAACCAAGCAAAGGAGCAGCAGACATTCTGGCAGCTAGGAAAGACGGACAAAGGCTCCCAGGCCATGCTCACAGAAGAACCTGATGGAGTACCATTGGCTTGTGACAAGAAGGTGGTGCCAACAAAACCAACGAGGAATCCACTGGAGTCCTTCCATCCATGTCAGAGTTGCTGC gagAAATGTTTGTTGTGTGCCCTAAAGACCAACTGCAATCAGGG CAGGAGACCTTCACACCATGCCTGGGTGCCTTTTTCACCCTTGTCGTCTGGAGCTGCTTTCTGA
- the Tex35 gene encoding testis-expressed protein 35 isoform X1, whose translation MSAKKAELKKTNLKKNYKAVCMEPKLTQIYDFKGFKQEGLLIRKGMTQELKNELREVREELTEKMEEIKQIKDIMDKDFDKLHEFVEIMKEMQQDMDEKMDVLINHQKNNKLPFRNQAKEQQTFWQLGKTDKGSQAMLTEEPDGVPLACDKKVVPTKPTRNPLESFHPCQSCCEKCLLCALKTNCNQGRRPSHHAWVPFSPLSSGAAF comes from the exons ATGTCAGCCAAGAAGGCAGAACTGAAGAAAACTAACCTG AAAAAGAACTACAAGGCTGTTTGCATGGAACCGAAGCTGACACAA ATATATGATTTCAAAGGATTTAAACAAGAAGGGCTACTCATCAGAAAAGGGATGACGCAGGAGCTAAAG AATGAACTAAGGGAGGTGAGAGAAGAACTCACagaaaaaatggaagagataAAACAG ATAAAGGATATAATGGACAAAGATTTCGATAAACTTCATGAGTTTGTGGAAATTATGAAG GAAATGCAGCAGGACATGGATGAAAAGATGGATGTTTTAATTAATCACCAGAAGAACAACAAGCT TCCCTTTCGAAACCAAGCAAAGGAGCAGCAGACATTCTGGCAGCTAGGAAAGACGGACAAAGGCTCCCAGGCCATGCTCACAGAAGAACCTGATGGAGTACCATTGGCTTGTGACAAGAAGGTGGTGCCAACAAAACCAACGAGGAATCCACTGGAGTCCTTCCATCCATGTCAGAGTTGCTGC gagAAATGTTTGTTGTGTGCCCTAAAGACCAACTGCAATCAGGG CAGGAGACCTTCACACCATGCCTGGGTGCCTTTTTCACCCTTGTCGTCTGGAGCTGCTTTCTGA
- the Tex35 gene encoding testis-expressed protein 35 isoform X4 — protein sequence MEPKLTQIYDFKGFKQEGLLIRKGMTQELKNELREVREELTEKMEEIKQIKDIMDKDFDKLHEFVEIMKEMQQDMDEKMDVLINHQKNNKLPFRNQAKEQQTFWQLGKTDKGSQAMLTEEPDGVPLACDKKVVPTKPTRNPLESFHPCQSCCEKCLLCALKTNCNQGRPSHHAWVPFSPLSSGAAF from the exons ATGGAACCGAAGCTGACACAA ATATATGATTTCAAAGGATTTAAACAAGAAGGGCTACTCATCAGAAAAGGGATGACGCAGGAGCTAAAG AATGAACTAAGGGAGGTGAGAGAAGAACTCACagaaaaaatggaagagataAAACAG ATAAAGGATATAATGGACAAAGATTTCGATAAACTTCATGAGTTTGTGGAAATTATGAAG GAAATGCAGCAGGACATGGATGAAAAGATGGATGTTTTAATTAATCACCAGAAGAACAACAAGCT TCCCTTTCGAAACCAAGCAAAGGAGCAGCAGACATTCTGGCAGCTAGGAAAGACGGACAAAGGCTCCCAGGCCATGCTCACAGAAGAACCTGATGGAGTACCATTGGCTTGTGACAAGAAGGTGGTGCCAACAAAACCAACGAGGAATCCACTGGAGTCCTTCCATCCATGTCAGAGTTGCTGC gagAAATGTTTGTTGTGTGCCCTAAAGACCAACTGCAATCAGGG GAGACCTTCACACCATGCCTGGGTGCCTTTTTCACCCTTGTCGTCTGGAGCTGCTTTCTGA
- the Tex35 gene encoding testis-expressed protein 35 isoform X2 — protein sequence MSAKKAELKKTNLKKNYKAVCMEPKLTQIYDFKGFKQEGLLIRKGMTQELKNELREVREELTEKMEEIKQIKDIMDKDFDKLHEFVEIMKEMQQDMDEKMDVLINHQKNNKLPFRNQAKEQQTFWQLGKTDKGSQAMLTEEPDGVPLACDKKVVPTKPTRNPLESFHPCQSCCEKCLLCALKTNCNQGRPSHHAWVPFSPLSSGAAF from the exons ATGTCAGCCAAGAAGGCAGAACTGAAGAAAACTAACCTG AAAAAGAACTACAAGGCTGTTTGCATGGAACCGAAGCTGACACAA ATATATGATTTCAAAGGATTTAAACAAGAAGGGCTACTCATCAGAAAAGGGATGACGCAGGAGCTAAAG AATGAACTAAGGGAGGTGAGAGAAGAACTCACagaaaaaatggaagagataAAACAG ATAAAGGATATAATGGACAAAGATTTCGATAAACTTCATGAGTTTGTGGAAATTATGAAG GAAATGCAGCAGGACATGGATGAAAAGATGGATGTTTTAATTAATCACCAGAAGAACAACAAGCT TCCCTTTCGAAACCAAGCAAAGGAGCAGCAGACATTCTGGCAGCTAGGAAAGACGGACAAAGGCTCCCAGGCCATGCTCACAGAAGAACCTGATGGAGTACCATTGGCTTGTGACAAGAAGGTGGTGCCAACAAAACCAACGAGGAATCCACTGGAGTCCTTCCATCCATGTCAGAGTTGCTGC gagAAATGTTTGTTGTGTGCCCTAAAGACCAACTGCAATCAGGG GAGACCTTCACACCATGCCTGGGTGCCTTTTTCACCCTTGTCGTCTGGAGCTGCTTTCTGA